TGCTTATGGGGCAGTGGATTTTAATCGGCTGACCAACAGAAATGGATTGAGCAACAGTCAGGTGAATGCCATATTCAAAGACCAGAAGGGCTATGTATGGTTTGGCACCCAGTCGGGACTCGACCGTTTCGACGGATTTCGTATGAAGGCATTCCTCTACGATGATGGCAATCCCAATTCCATCCCCAACAATTCGGTGGATGAAATTCAGCAGGCCATCAACGGATCGCTGTGGATTCATACCGGGGTGGGATATTGCATCTACCAGTATGACAAGGAGCGATTCGACCGCAAGCCAGAGGAATGGCTCAAGACCATCGGCGTGGATGGTCCTCCTTACAAACTGCTCATCGACTCGAAGAAAAACATGTGGATGAGTGTGTATGGTCAGGGCATCTATTTTGTGGATGTCAAGAACATGACAGCTTTTCTCTTCCCTTTTTCCAAGACGAAATCACGCAGTTCGCTGCCTGATTATCAGGTGAGCTGTATCCGCGAGGACAACGGACAGGCGGTGGTTACCTTCGACAATGGTGTGATCTGCCGATTGGATGGTTACGCCCAGCAAGTGGTGTGGATGGACCGTTTTATCCTTAACAACAGACTCTCTAACGACCATTCGGTCTTCACCTTCGTAGACAGCAAGAACAACTATTGGGTGAATACCAATCTGGGCATCTATGTGTATCATAAGAATCTGAAGAAATGGTTTGTCGGGGCGAAGGGCTATCTGGCCACCTTCGGCTTTAATGTGCCGGCTTATCCGGGGCGCAAAGTCATTATCCGTGATATGGCGAGAGACAAGCAGGGACACATGTGGATTGCAACCGACCATAACGGCTTGATTTATCTGGACTATGCCAAGAAAATCTGCCGCCAGTTTATGTACAATCCTAATGATAAGGGGTCTATCTCCGACAATTCGCTTCCTGAGTTGTACGTGGATGACAACGATGCTCTCTGGGTGGGTACCTACAAGAACGGAGTAAACTATTATTCTGCATCTTCCACCAAATTCTATACCATTCCGCTAGGCGATGTTTGTACCATTACGCAGGATTTGAACGGTAATCTCTGGTGCGGTACCAACGATGCGGGCATCGTGGCATACAATCCGACAACGGGCCAGTCTTCTCGTTTCTATGGAGCGAAAACCGGACTGGGTTCTGAGGTGGTGGTGAGCAGTACCACCATGAAGGATGGAACCTTGTATTTCGGAACCTTCAATGGCGGATTGGCGCGCTTGTCGCACGGCGTGTGGAAATCCTATCATGCCGGAACCAGCGGACTGGCAAACAACAGCGTTTGGTGTCTTGCCGAGGCTCCCGACCATCGGCTTCTGATAGGAACCCTGGGCGGCGGTTTCCAGATTTTCGACCCGAATACGGAAAAATTTGAAACCTACAACACCAGTAACTCCAAGCTTACGAGCAACTTCATCAACTCACTCTTCATGCAGAATGCCAACCAGCTGCTGTTGGGACATTCGCAGAACATGTCGGTCTTCGACTTCCATGACCGGAAGATTACGGATTTGAGCAAGCTGTCGAACGGAAAGGCTTTCTTGAGTCCATCTATCAACTATTCGATGATAGACAGTCGTGGACTCCTCTGGATAGCCACTCCTTCGGGCATCGCCATGTATGATTTGAAGTCGAACCAGGTGGAGAACATCAATAATCTGAACGGAACGCCGGGAGCCGTAGGCTGCTCCATCATCGAGGACAAGAACCATACGATGTGGCTGGTTTCAGAGTTTGTGGTTACCCACGTGAAGGTGGATAAGGATGAAGACGGCAAATGGAACCTGAAGATAACCAACTATAATTCGCTGGATGGCTTGCAGGAGCGCCAGTTCAACTATCGCTCGGCATGCCTGATGCGCAATGGCGACATCGCCATCGGCGGACAGGATGGTGTGAATATCATCAGTCCCCGTTCGGCACAGAATGCCAAGAACCATGTGTGTGCGCTCTTCAGCGGCGTGGTTCTCTTCGATCATGCCCTGACGGCAGGCGAGGAGTATGAAGGCAGGGTGATTCTGGAGGAGTCGCTTGATGCCAGCCATCGTCTTGATTTGAGCTATAAGGACAATGCCTTCACCATCCAGCTGGCTTCCAGCGAAGTGACGGTGCCATCGCGCAACCGATTCCTCTATCGCATGAAGGGTGTCACCGACAAGTGGCTGCTCACACCAGCCGACCGTCCGGAGGTAACCTTCACCAATCTCTCTTCGGGCAGCTATATCCTGCAGGTGAAGGTGGTGAACGGCGACGGAACCGTGAACGACGAGATCAGTGAGCTGGAAATCAACGTAGCTCCACCTTTCTATCTCTCTATCTGGGCATTCCTGGTATATATCGCCCTGATAGCCGCAGCCTTCTTCCTCTACCGTCGCAGAATGATAGAACGCCAGCGTAATCAGTTTGAGCGCAAGAGCATGGAAGACAGTATGAAGAAGACCAAGGAACTGAACGAGCTGAAGCTGAACTTCTTCACCAACGTGAGCCATGAGCTCCGCACTCCGCTCACCCTCATCATCTCGCCTCTGGTGACGATGATAAGAGAAGAAGCCGACCCTGCCAAGCGCAGAAAGCTGGAGCTGATTCATCGCAACGCCACCCGTCTGCTCAATCTGGTGAACCAGATTCTCGACTTCCGCAAGTTCGACCAGAACAAGGAGAAGCTGAATCTTTCGCAAACGGAGGTAGTGAGTTTCGTGGATAATATCTGTGCTTCCTTCCGTATCCTTGCCAACAACAAGGTGACGCTGGAGTTCGAATCGGAATTCCCTAAGCTGAACATGACGGTGGATGTGGATAAGGTGGGCAAGATAGTGAACAACCTCTTGAGCAATGCCTATAAGTTTACCCCTGATGGCGGCAAGATTGTAGTTTCGCTGCGTGCCAAGACCCGTTTCGAGATGAAGGGCGGTGAGCACGATATGCTTTGCATCTATGTGATTGATACCGGCAAGGGTATCAGCGATGAAGAGAAGAAGAATGTTTTCGACCGCTTCTATCAGGTGAACGGCACCGAGATGCAGCCTGCCGGAGGCAGTGGCATCGGACTCAACCTGGTGAAGAAATATGCCGAGTTGCATGGCGGCAATGTTTATGTGCGTGACAACGAAGCTGGCGGTTCGATATTCGTGGTAGAATTGCCTATCGCAGACGATGGTTCTGCCAAGGTGAATGCCCATCTGGGTACCTTGCGTTCGGCTCCAGTCATCACCACGGTGCATAAGGCTGTGGAGAATGATGTTCCGGAGCTGATAGATGATGCATCGGCTTCCCTCTATGGCATGGCCCGCAAAAAGGTGCAGTCTGCTGCGGGAGATTCATCTGCCCACAAGCCAACCTTGCTGCTGGTGGATGATAGCGACGACTTCCGCGAGTTTATGCACGACTTGCTTTCTGATTATACCGTGGTTGAGGCCGTGAACGGTCAGGATGCCTGGAACAAGATTATCGACCATCGTCCGGATATCATCCTCAGCGATGTGATGATGCCTGTGATGGATGGCAACGAACTCTGCCGCCAGGTGAAGGAGAACGACGAGACTGCTTCCATTCCATTCGTGATGCTGACGGCCCGTCTTGCCGATGAGCATCGCAAGGAGGGACTGATGAGCGGTGCGGATGAATATATCACCAAGCCATTCAATATCGACATGCTCAATCTGCGACTCAAGAATCTCCTGAATCTCGTGAAGCGCACGGGAACGGTGGCGAAGCCTACGGGCGAAGTGGTCAAGGAGAAGCAGCTCAACAACGGTCACTTCGTGCTGGGAACAGCCGACCAGAAGTTGATTGAGGATATCGACAACTATATCCGCGACAACCTGAGCAACCCTGATACATCCGTGGAATCGATGAGTGCTCATCTCTGCATCTCGCGCGTACAGTTATATAAGCGCATGATTTCGCTCATGGGCATCACGCCTTCGGAGTATCTTCGTGCCAAGAGAATCAAGTATGCCGAGTATCTGCTCCACTCCGATGAGTATAACATCAGCGAGATAGCCTACAAGGTGGGCTTCAACAATCCTCGCTACTTCTCCAAGTATTTCCAGGAGGCGTATGGCGTTACTCCTTCGCAATACAAGAAGAACCTGGAGGCTCAGGAATAACATCCTTTCATCCCCGAAGCAAGTAAACAAGACTGCTAAAATGTTGTCTCGTTTACCTGCTTCGGGGATTTTTTGTTTCGGGTTAACATTTTGTACCCTCATCCTAAACATTTGCACACCATGGAATCGGAATAATTTCGTATCTTTGCAACAGATTTAAGTAATACAACAAACAATCCTCTAAATAATATAGAATGAGAATAACTAAGACTTTATTCATTTCAGCAGTGCTGCTGATGAGCGCCACAGGCCTCCAGGCAGCGGGATTTATCCAGAAGGGTAATTATCTTACCGTTCAGTTGAAAGAGCACCAGAATTATGGTCCAAGTCAGATTCGCTTACAGGTTGTAAACGATCAGATAATCCGTGTGCAGGCCACTGCCGAGCAGAGCTTCCGCAACAAGCAGAGCCTGATTATCGTGCCTCAGAACAGCAAGGCAAACTACAAGGTGGAGGAGCAGGGCGACAAGCTCATCATCACCACAGCTGCCATGCGTGCCGTTTTGAACGAGGCTACCGGTCAGATTACTTTCTATGATTTGAAAGATAATGTTCTCCTCAACGAGGTGGCGCAGGGTGGAAAGACCTTCAAGCCTTTCACCGTGCCCGACCGTGAGATTGGCGTTGATATCGCCAAGGTGCCTGAGGCGCAGAAGCACGGCTGGTCATGGCGTGCCCTCTTCGACTCTCCCGACAACGAGGCTTTCTATGGTCTCGGTCAGCATCAGAGTGAGGAACTCAACATGAAGGGCAAGAACGAAGACCTCTTCCAGTATAACACCAAGGTGAGTGTGCCTTTTGTCATCTCCAACAAGAACTATGGTATCCTCTGGGATTCTTACTCTTATTGCCGCTGGGGTAATCCGGATGATTATCTGCAGCTGAACCATGCCTTCAAACTCTATGATAAGGAGGGCAAGGAAGGACAGCTCACCGGTACTTACGTGGATAAGAACGGACAGAAGATAGTTCGCGGCGAAGACAGCATCTACTTTGAGTATGCGATGCCTGAGACTTCTGAAATCTGCAACAAGACAGATAAGGGCGGTATACAGAACCTGCCAAAGGGCTTTGCCCTGAATGGTTCCAAGGTGGTTTACGAGGGTTACGTGGAGGCGCCAACCAACAGCTTCTATCAGTTTATCCTCTACTATGCCGGCTACACGAAGATTTATATCGACGGCAAACTGGTGGTACCTGAGCGTTGGCGTACAGCCTGGAATCCGAACTCCTATAAGTTTGATGTAGCCATCAAGAAGGGGGTAAAGACTCCTATCCGCATCGAGTGGCAGCCAGATGGCGACGTTTCCTATTGTGGCCTCCGCGTGGCAGCTCCCCGTTCTGAGGCAGAAAAGAACCAGTTGAGCATTTGGAGCGAGATGTCGCCGGATATGGATTACTACTTCATAGCCGGTAAGAATCTGGACGAGGTGATTTCGGGCTATCGCACCCTGACAGGTAAGGCTTCGGTTTATCCAAAGTGGGCACTCGGTTTCTGGCAGAGCCGTGAGCGCTATCAGAGCAGCAAAGACATCGAGGACAATCTGAAGAAGTTCCGCGACCTGAAGATTCCTGTGGATAACATCGTGCAGGACTGGAACTACTGGAAGCTGGATTCCTGGGGAAGCCATGAGTTTGAGGCGGCACGCTATCCGAACCCGCAGGCGATGCTCGATAGCGTTCATGCCATGAACGGAAGATTCATGATTTCCGTATGGCCTAAGTTCTATGACACCGTGAAGAACTATAAGGAGCTTGATGCCAAGGGCTGGATGTATCATCAGGCTATCAAGGATGATATCCACGACTGGCTCGGCTTCCGTGGTTCTTTCTATGATGCTTATTCTGACGGAGCAAGAAAGATGTTCTGGCGACAGATGGACGAGAATCTCTATTCTAAATATAAGTTCGGAATCGATGCCTGGTGGATGGATGCATCAGAGCCAAATGTTCGCGACTGTACTCCGATGTGGTATCGCAAGGCACTTTCGGGTCCTACAGCCCTGGGTACATCTACCGAATATTTCAATGCCTACAGCATCGTGAATGCCGATGCCATCTATAATGGTCAGCGCAGCGTGAACCCTAACCAGCGTGTCTTCCTCCTGACCCGTTCCGGTTTTGCAGGTGAGCAGCGCTACAGCACCGCCACCTGGTCGGGCGATATTGCTACCCGCTGGGAGGATATGCGTGCACAGATGACTGCCGGTTTGAACTATTCCATGGCTGGTCTTCCTTTCTGGGGCATGGACCAGGGAGGTTTCTGCGTGGAGAATCGCTATGTGGCTGCCCAGCAGGAGTTTGACAAAACCGGTAAGGAAAATGCCGACCTGAAGGAGTGGCGTGAGCTGCAGGCTCGCTGGAATCAGTTTGGCTGCTTCGTTCCGCTCTATCGTACCCATGGTCAGTGGCCTACCCGCGAAGTTTGGAACATCGCGCCAGCCAATCATCCGGCTTACAAGACCATTGTGGCTTACGACAAGCTCCGCTATCGCTTGATGCCTTACCTTTACAGTATGGCTGGTATGGTTCACTTCAAGGACTACACCATGATGCGTGGCTTGGTGATGGACTTCAATGGCGATGACAAGATTTACGACATCAAGGACCAGTGGATGTTCGGTTCTGCTCTGATGGCTTGTCCGGTGGGCGAGTATCAGAAGTACAGCCGTAATGTGTATCTTCCTAAGCAGAAGGGCTGGTATGATTTCTATACAGGCAAGCATTATGCCGGTGGTCAGACCATCGTAGCCGATGCGCCATACGAGAAGATTCCTGTCTTCGTGCCGGAGGGTTCCATCCTTCCTGTCGGTCCGGAAATGGAGTGGAGCGACCAGAAGAAGCCTGAGCTTATCGACCTCTATGTATATGCCGGCAAGGACGGTTCTTATACGCTTTATGAGGATGAGGGCACCAACTACAACTACGAGAAGGGCAAGTATGCTACCATTGACTTCCAGTATGATGATGCTCAGAAGACCCTGACCATCGGTGCCCGCAAGGGTAGCTTTGATGGCATGCTTCAGAAGCGCCGCTTCAACGTGGTATTGGTAAGTGGAGATAACCAGCAGGGCATCAGCCTCGCCAAGGCGCCTAAGGGCAAGAAGGTGAAGTATGCTGGTCAGGCTGTTACTGTAAAATTGAAGTAGTCTAATTTCCCACGGATGACACAGATTTCACAGATTTTTTTATATTCTCAGAAAAGATTAATCTGTGTAAATCTGTGCTATCTGTGGGATTTCTTATATGATAGGAATGAACAAGAAAATATTATTGGGTGTAGTTTTTATGAGTGGGCTTTTAGCTCATCCGGTGAACGCCCGCGAACATCAGTCTTTTGATAAAGACTGGCTTTTCGTTTTAGCCGATAGTGCCGGTATGCAGAAATCGGAGTATGCTGACGGACATTGGCGCCGCTTGAATCTCCCTCACGATTGGGCGATAGAGGGCGATTTCGCTCCATCCAATCCTTCGGGAGCCAGCGGTGGCGCTCTGCCTGGAGGCATCGGCTGGTATCGCAAGCATTTTTCCGTGAATCCGAAGGAGAAGTACGACCGCTTTATCATCACCTTCGATGGCGTGTATATGAACTCTACCGTTTATATCAACGGGCACAAATTGGGCACCCGACCTTATGGTTACAGCACTTTTGAGTACGACCTTACACCTTATATTAATAGGAAGGGTGATAATGTCATCGCCGTAAAGGTGGATAACAGCGACCAGCCCAACAGCCGCTGGTATTCTGGCTGCGGCATCTATCGCCATGTATGGCTCACCAAGACCATGAAGAAGGCGTACATCCCTCAGTGGGGACAGTATGTATCTACCACGCCGCAGGGTGATGTGAAGGTAAAGGTGGATTTCCTTGCCCAGGGCAGCAAGATGAAACTTTCCATCCGCAACACCATCTACGATGCGAAAGGCAAGATGGTGGCAAAGAGCCAGGGCAACGAGGTGCAGCAGCTTAAGGTAAAGAATCCGCAGCTCTGGGATATCGCAAAAGGTTATCTCTATAGCGTGAAGAGCGAGCTGGTGGTGAATGGTAAGGTGGTGGATACCGCTACTACCACCACAGGTTTCAGAGATGTGAAGTTTGATGCGCAGAAGGGTTTCTTCCTCAATGGCAGGAACATCAAGATCAATGGTGTCTGCGAGCACCACGACTTTGGCTGTCTGGGTGCAGCCGTAAACGAGGATGCGATGCATCGCAAGCTCACCATCCTTCGCGATATGGGTGTGAATGCCATCCGAAGCAGTCATAATCCTCCGGCTCCGGAACTCTTGAACATGTGCGATTCGATGGGCCTCCTCGTGATGGACGAGAGTTTCGATATGTGGCGTCGCAAGAAATCGAATGGCGACTATGCCCGCTTCTTCGATGAATGGCATAAGCGCGATCTCTCTGATTTGATAAAACGGGATAGAAACCATCCGAGCATCATCATGTGGAGTATCGGCAACGAGGTGCTGGAACAGTGGTCGGATGCCGCTGCCGATACGCTTTCGCTGGAGCAGGCGAATCTGATATTGAATGCCGGGCACGATGCTTCTGCCTTGGCGCATAGCGATGAACTGAGCGTAAACTCGCTCCTGACGCAGCATCTTGCCAAGCTGGTGAAGGAGAATGACCCTTGGGGAACCCGTCCGGTTACGGCTGGTTGCAACGAACCCGACCCAAAGAACCATCTCTTCAAGAGTGGCGCCATCGATGTCATCGGTTTCAACTATCACCATCAGTGGGTAAAGGATGTGCCCAAGAACTTCCCTAATAAGCCTTTCATCTTTTCGGAAAGTGTTTCTGCCCTGCAGACCCGAGGCTACTACATGATGCCGAGTGACCATATCTATACGGCACCGAAGGAATGGTGGCTGCCTTATACCGACCCATCCTTCATGTGTTCGGCATACGACAACATGCATGCTTCGTGGAGCAGTACCCACGAGGAAACCTGGGATGTGGTGAAGCATAACGACTTTGTGGGAGGCCAGTTTATCTGGACCGGTTTCGATTACATCGGAGAACCTACGCCTTACGCTTATCCTGCACGCAGTAGTTATTTTGGCATCATCGACCTGGCGGGTCTTCCGAAGGACAGTTATTATATGTATCAGAGCGAGTGGACTAGCAAGGATGTGCTCCATCTCTTCCCTCACTGGAACTGGCTCCCAGGTCAGACCATCGATATGTGGTGCTATTATAACCATGCCGACGAGGTAGAACTCTTTGTGAATGGCAAGAGCCAGGGCGTTCGCAAGAAGACTGTTTATGGGGCGAAGAACGAAGGCGATGCTTTCCTGAAGAGTACGGAGTATCACGTGATGTGGCGTGTAAACTTTGAACCGGGAGAGGTGAAGGTGGTGGCAAGAAAGGATGGCAAGCAGGTGGCAGAACAGACCATCAGAACGGCTGGTGCCCCTCATCATCTCGTATTGAAGAAAACCTATCAGGGTAATCTGGCTTTTGGCGCCTCAGAACCAACCACTTTCGTAGAGGTGAATGTGGTGGATAAGGATGGAAATCTCTGTCCGAATGCCAGCAACCAGATATTCTTCTCTGTAGAAGGAAAGGAAGCAGAAATGGCAACTTCGAAAGGGCTTGATAATAAGGCTGAACTCAAGATTCTGGGCACCGATAATGGATGCCAAACCTCGCTGGAGCGCTTCACCGACCCCCATCGCAAGGCATTCTTTGGTAAGTGTGTAGTTGTTTTGAAAGGTAAAGGCACGCTGAAAGCGGAGGCTGTTGATTTGAAAGATGCAACATTGAGTCTTTAAAAATCAATAAAAATTCGTTTTTCTCGTTTGTTTTTACTATCTTTGCAAGCGGATTCGACTTTCGGGTTGTTTCCGCTTGTTTCATAAATAACTAAAAGGAAAAATGAAAGTACATATAGAGCAAGGTACGCCTGATAAGGCATCACATATCGCATCGCTCATCATGGAAGCGATGAACACAGACTGCTGCCAGAACTTCGCTGGTCCGCATCATACTTTGGTGGATTTTCATCAGATGATGGAACGTCTGGTAAAGATGGAAGATAGTCAGTACAGCTATCTTAACACGCTGGTGGCTAGCAACAGCGAGGGTATCATCACCGGTATCCTTGTGGCATACGATGGTGCCCGATTGAAGGAACTGCGCAGACAGTTTATCAAGGAGGCTATCGTAAGCTTCGGCATCGACTATTCAGCAATGGATGCAGAGACAGAAGCAGGCGAGTTTTATCTCGACAGCCTGGCTGTTTCGAGCAGTTTCCGTGGCAAGGGCATCGCCAAGCAGCTCCTGGCTGCTGCCATCGAGAAAGCCAGAGAGTTGGGTATCCCTAAGGTGGGCCTGCTCGTAGACAAGGGGAATCCGAGAGCGGAGAAGCTCTATGCCAGCATCGGATTTAAATATGTCAACGATACGGTATGGGGAGGTCACGGCATGAGACACCTGCAATACACCATCTAAATATGGCGATAAGTATGAAGAAATAAACGATTGGCTCGTTTATCACATATACAAAAGCCCGGCATCGCATCACTGCGGGCCGGGCTTTTATCACTAATCAACAAAAACTAATAAAATATTATTAAACCTATATAACCTTGCGTATGAAATGTCTTTTATCTTAATTTCGTTGCAAAGATACGTATATTGTTTGATATTTCATTATTTTTGCTGCAATATCTTCTTTTTTTCAGAGTAAACGTTTGCACAATGTTGTATATTATTCCAATTCCTCAATCTCACTCTCGTCCATATCTCGGTCGAGTCGGTCTCTCCAGAGATACTTTCTCGTTTCGTGGACGATGATGCCGCTGAGACAGAGCAGGGAAACGAGGTTAGGGATAGCCATGAGGGCATTCATGCAGTCGGCGATGTTCCATACCAATCCGAGACTGATGACGCTACCGATGAAAATACTGATGATGTAGAGCATTCGATAGCAGAGCATCCACTTCTTTCCCTTGAGATATTCCACGCAGCGCTCGCCGTAATAACTCCAGCCCAGGGTGGTGCTGAAGGCAAAGGTGCTCAAACCGAAGGTAAGCAATGGGGCACCGATATATGGAATCTTGCTGAACGCTGCCTTGGTAAGCGCAGCACCGTTGTGATAGTCGATATCAGGATAAGCGATGATGCTCGATGTGATGACCAGTCCGGTGAGGGCACAGATAATCACGGTATCCCAGAAGGTACCGGTGGATGAAACCAACGCCTGGCGTACAGGGTTGCGGGTCTGTGCCGCTGCAGCAACGATAGGGGCAGAACCCAAACCGCTCTCGTTGGAGAACAGACCACGGGCGATACCATAGCGGGCTGCCATCATCAGGGTGCTGCCCGCAAAACCGCCACCTGCTGCCTTGGTGGTGAATGCCGAATCAAGGATCACCTTGATGGCAGGCACGAGATAGGCATGGTTGACGATGAGGATGTAGATGCAGCCCAGCACATAGAAGAGTGCCATGAATGGCACGAGCATGCCGCATACCTTAGAAATAGTCTTCACGCCACCGATGATAACGGCAGCTCCGAGTGCTGTGACAATGGCACCCGTGATATAAGGAGAAATGCCATACTGGTTCTCTACCAGGGTAGAGATGGCATTAGCCTGTACGGTGCTTCCGATGCCGAAAGAGGCGAGGGCGGCAAAGAGTGCGAAGAGGATGGCTAGCCACTTCCAGCCCAAACCTTTCTCCAGGGCATACATCGGACCGCCAAGCATCCGTCCACGCTTGGTCTTCACACGATATTTCACGGCAAGCAAGCCCTCGGCATATTTGGTTGAAATACCGAATACACCCGTAAGCCAGCACCAGAGCACGGCACCTGGACCTCCAAGGGCAATGGCGGTGGCCACACCAATGATGTTACCCGTACCGATGGTTGCAGCAAGGGCAGTAGCCAAAGCACCAAACTGTGAAACATCTCCTGTGGCATCCTTGTCTTTCTTTACTGACAGCGCTATCGCCTTGAATATCTTGCGCTGTGGAAAGCGCAGGCGAATGGTCAGGAAAATGTGGGTTCCTAACAAAAGGATAATCATTGGCCATCCCCAGAGGAATGAACTGAATGTGGTGAAAAAATCGTTGATAGTCTCCATCTCTCTTTATCTCTTTAAATATTTATTGTTTGTTTTTATTTCTCGAATTCAATCTTTACATTTTTGAAGCCCATGGCTTTGAGCATTTCCCTGAACTGTTGCTTGGCATTTCTCTGTGCCGTCTGGATATTCACGGGGGTGATGCAACGCTTCTTCATCATGGCGTAGGCACGGTCGTACATCGCCTGGCGGTCGGCTCCGGTCCACTTTCCTTCTTCAAAGAAGCTCTTGGTGCGGGCTTCGTCTATGAAATTGTTGTCGAGAAGACGGATTGGCGGCAGGGTGCAGGTGATAGAGTCTTTCTCTTTATCCACCTTCATCCATCCTTCCTTCACGTCTTTCATGTCGATGCCCAGCCTGAGGGTTCCGTAGTAGATACGTACCAGCTGGTCGTCGCCAAAGAAGCCGCGGCGCACGGTATCAACAAGTTCCTCGTCGTTGATGGCGAGAAATTCCCATTGTCCTATCGCCTCGATACTCTCCACCAGGGTAGGCGAGAGGGTGGTCTTTTCTTCGGCAGCCACCTCCACCGTATTGTCTTTATTGAGCCAGTATAATGCTCCGCCTGTCACCACGGCAAGGAGCACGATAAGCATAA
The Segatella copri DNA segment above includes these coding regions:
- a CDS encoding glycoside hydrolase family 2 TIM barrel-domain containing protein yields the protein MNKKILLGVVFMSGLLAHPVNAREHQSFDKDWLFVLADSAGMQKSEYADGHWRRLNLPHDWAIEGDFAPSNPSGASGGALPGGIGWYRKHFSVNPKEKYDRFIITFDGVYMNSTVYINGHKLGTRPYGYSTFEYDLTPYINRKGDNVIAVKVDNSDQPNSRWYSGCGIYRHVWLTKTMKKAYIPQWGQYVSTTPQGDVKVKVDFLAQGSKMKLSIRNTIYDAKGKMVAKSQGNEVQQLKVKNPQLWDIAKGYLYSVKSELVVNGKVVDTATTTTGFRDVKFDAQKGFFLNGRNIKINGVCEHHDFGCLGAAVNEDAMHRKLTILRDMGVNAIRSSHNPPAPELLNMCDSMGLLVMDESFDMWRRKKSNGDYARFFDEWHKRDLSDLIKRDRNHPSIIMWSIGNEVLEQWSDAAADTLSLEQANLILNAGHDASALAHSDELSVNSLLTQHLAKLVKENDPWGTRPVTAGCNEPDPKNHLFKSGAIDVIGFNYHHQWVKDVPKNFPNKPFIFSESVSALQTRGYYMMPSDHIYTAPKEWWLPYTDPSFMCSAYDNMHASWSSTHEETWDVVKHNDFVGGQFIWTGFDYIGEPTPYAYPARSSYFGIIDLAGLPKDSYYMYQSEWTSKDVLHLFPHWNWLPGQTIDMWCYYNHADEVELFVNGKSQGVRKKTVYGAKNEGDAFLKSTEYHVMWRVNFEPGEVKVVARKDGKQVAEQTIRTAGAPHHLVLKKTYQGNLAFGASEPTTFVEVNVVDKDGNLCPNASNQIFFSVEGKEAEMATSKGLDNKAELKILGTDNGCQTSLERFTDPHRKAFFGKCVVVLKGKGTLKAEAVDLKDATLSL
- a CDS encoding DUF4230 domain-containing protein, with product MKKYGIMLIVLLAVVTGGALYWLNKDNTVEVAAEEKTTLSPTLVESIEAIGQWEFLAINDEELVDTVRRGFFGDDQLVRIYYGTLRLGIDMKDVKEGWMKVDKEKDSITCTLPPIRLLDNNFIDEARTKSFFEEGKWTGADRQAMYDRAYAMMKKRCITPVNIQTAQRNAKQQFREMLKAMGFKNVKIEFEK
- a CDS encoding alanine/glycine:cation symporter family protein, translating into METINDFFTTFSSFLWGWPMIILLLGTHIFLTIRLRFPQRKIFKAIALSVKKDKDATGDVSQFGALATALAATIGTGNIIGVATAIALGGPGAVLWCWLTGVFGISTKYAEGLLAVKYRVKTKRGRMLGGPMYALEKGLGWKWLAILFALFAALASFGIGSTVQANAISTLVENQYGISPYITGAIVTALGAAVIIGGVKTISKVCGMLVPFMALFYVLGCIYILIVNHAYLVPAIKVILDSAFTTKAAGGGFAGSTLMMAARYGIARGLFSNESGLGSAPIVAAAAQTRNPVRQALVSSTGTFWDTVIICALTGLVITSSIIAYPDIDYHNGAALTKAAFSKIPYIGAPLLTFGLSTFAFSTTLGWSYYGERCVEYLKGKKWMLCYRMLYIISIFIGSVISLGLVWNIADCMNALMAIPNLVSLLCLSGIIVHETRKYLWRDRLDRDMDESEIEELE
- a CDS encoding GNAT family N-acetyltransferase, yielding MKVHIEQGTPDKASHIASLIMEAMNTDCCQNFAGPHHTLVDFHQMMERLVKMEDSQYSYLNTLVASNSEGIITGILVAYDGARLKELRRQFIKEAIVSFGIDYSAMDAETEAGEFYLDSLAVSSSFRGKGIAKQLLAAAIEKARELGIPKVGLLVDKGNPRAEKLYASIGFKYVNDTVWGGHGMRHLQYTI